In Segatella copri, the DNA window AACCGTAAGGTTCTCGCTGACCTCGCTGTAAACAACCCTGAGGCTTTCAAGGCTATCGTTGCAAAGGTGAAGTAAATCCGACGCTAGGCTCTTTTCTTCCGTGATTTTTTCTCGTAAGAAAGTGTTTAGCCTCTAGATTAAAGAAAACTGAAGATTGCATTGGTTGGAAGTATTTCCGCTGATGCAATCTTTTTTTGTGCCATAAAATCCAGACGTTCTCGCTTGTAAGAACGTCTAAAGCGCTACCTAATCAGACTTGAGTAGGCGAAGTAATATGGTTGAGCAAGCGAAATGAGATTGCTGGATAAGCGAAATAAGACTGCTGGGTAAGCAGAACGAGATTACTGAGTAAGCGAAGTGAGACGTTTAGTCAGGTTCAAAGATATAGAATATGAGGTGAAAGGAGATGGATTCTAAAGTATGAGAAGACTGCTTCTAGAAGATTCCCACTAGGCTCGGCAGACCTGCTGAGCCTAGTCAGCAGCTCTGCTGACTGCAGTCGGCAGCTCTGCCGAGCCTAGTGACAACTCCTTTTAGTTGTACGACATTTCACCTTTTAGTTGTACGACTATACCCCTTTTAGTTGTACAACTATATGCCTTTTGGTTGTACGACTATACATCCTTTATTTGTACAACAATAAGCCGATTAATAAAATAAGGGTGTGTCATGTTCCATTATCATGGACTTATGAAACACCCTCAGCTTGATGATTTATAGTTCTTTCTCTTTACTTGATCAACTCAAGACCTGCCTCAAACTTGGTAGTCTTATCCATAATGGCAGTAAGCTGATTGACAACATTCTTCAAAATCAGGAATTTTGCCTGATCTTCCTTGTCCATACCTGTAGTAGGAATCTTGTTAACCTGAGCATAAAGCATTGCGATGATAGGAGCTACGAAATCCTTGTCAACATAGAAATATACCTTGTTGGCTGCTGGATAAGATACGTGTACTGGAATACCGGTCTTAAACTGATCCAACATGCCGGCTACCATAGCCTTCTCCTGAGCATCGTCGATGTCTTCTGTAATCTTGGCAGTGTTCAGGAACAAGGTAATCATATTCTCGTTAACTACCTGGTATGTAGCGTAATCGTTAGCTACCTTCCAGTCCTTGTCATCAGCCTCTTCCTTATAGGTTGCAGAAATCTGACCCTTCTCATTGAAGGTTACATCCTGCAGAACGCTTCTGAGCTGGCTGTTAAGCAGCATTGGAGCCATTTTGATGGCATCCTTTACAGGATATGGTTCATCCATCAAGCCTGGGATAGTAATGGTTGCATCATTAGAACCTTCCCAGTTTAATACAACTGAACCTGTAGGATTGCCATTTGCATCAAAACCTGCTTCCTGTACCTTCCAGGTTCCTTCAATCTTCTCGTTGCGCACAAATTCCTTCTCATCATTGTCGTCATCGCTGCTACAAGCAGTGAAGAAGCCAAGGGTGCAAACCATGGCCATCAAATAAATAAACTTTTTCATTTTTCTTCTCTTTTTTGTGTATTAATAAATAATTATTGTATTGTTTCTATTTATATAATAATGTACGCGTACATTATATTATATATTACTTCAGCTGATACGTGATACCTACGCTGCCGTAGATAGGATACATCGTCTGCTCAATGGTCTCGAAATCTTTCTTGAAGATACCATTTAAGCCCCAACTCAGATCAGCACAGATGCCCCAACGGTTGTTCAAGCGCCAGTCAATTCCGAAATCTACGCCCACATGCCAGTTGCGCATGTCATCGCTGAAATCGTAATCACCACGCTCGCCTTCGTCATGACCCAATTTTACCTTCTGTCCAGTAGGATCGCCCTTAGGATGACCTTCCTCCTGGCGGCGCAAGTAACCATCGTATGCCCAACCTTCAAACTTCTTTGATGTCACATAGCTAACATACGGACCCAACTTGAAACGGAGGTTGTCGCAAATGTCGTATGTTGCCTGCAATGGTACTGTGATAAGACTCATGTCTACCTTCGTAACCACGTTGCCTGTAAATATACCTTTCAGCTCATCGCCTCCACGAACTATCCTCATATAATAGTTTTTTACGCCTGCATCAATCTTCATGCCCTTGTTTTCGAAGTGAAGTCCTCCAACGAATCCCCATTTGCCTGAAAGTGGGTGATAAGCATCGATACCCAGACTGAAGTTAGGTTGCAGGGTATAACTGTGTAGTGTACGGATGGTGGCTGGAAGACCGATAGGGGCTGTACCTCCCAAATTATATGCCACACGAGCCTGATACTGGTAGCCGTGAAGATATTTGTTCCACGAGGTGCGCTTGCTTTCTTCTACCTGCTTGTGCTCCTCAGTCTTCTGATTCTCATTTTCTCCTGCCCATGAGGCAGTGCCCCATGTCAGCAGGAGAGCTAATATTATTATCTTCTTCATTATATAGTATCCTCCTTAGCTTATTTGCAAATCAACTTGAAACTGTCTATCCAAAGGGTACTACCTTTGGCACCCAGGAAGTTAGCTCCATCTGAACTGGATGAACTGACAATAGTGAGACTGTAGCCACCATTCTTCAACTTGATTGGGTCTATGGCTTTCTTATACTCGAAATCCACGCTGAAGTGATGCCATTCCGGCGTGTTTCCAATGGCAACTTTTCCGTTGTCATCATGGGTTTCACCTACCAGAGCAAGTGCTACTATCTGTTTGCTGGTCTGTACATTATCTCCGTAGAGCAATACGGCATTTCCCTTTTCATCGATGTTCTCATAGAGTACAGCATATATGGTTCCGTAGTCATGGCGGTCAAGTTCTTTCATATTCTTGTCGGTGAATTTTTCGCCAGCCTGATACTTATACCATCCTTCTAACTTAGCAGGCTTGGCACTGAAGCTGAATGGATGACCGAACTTTGTTGCCTTCATTGCATCGCGCAGGGCATCGGTGGCATCAAACTGTCCGATGAAGAGGTTGCCGGCAGCGATAGGCTTGTGTACCATATAAGCGATCTTGCTTGTGCGCTGAGTAGTGAGCTTCACGCCCTTTCCCTTGTGCCCATCTTCTATCATCACGGTAGGATATTCTTCCGGTTTAGATGAACTGTTACTCATTTGGAATCCTGAGTTTCCGGTAGCCCAGATGTCGAGTTTATTGCCGTTCCAGTTCTCTTGCCAGTTGTAGTATCCCTTGCTGAGGTATGCGTTTTCAAATTCGAATTCAATCTCGTTTGGCATGGTGGTCTGTCCCTTCTTGATGCTTACCTGATAGGTGCGGCTCCATTGCTTGTCTTCAGAAGTAACTGTATATGTTACAGGTCCTTTTGAGAAATCCTGAAGGCTTCCACTTTCAGGTGAGATGGTCGCTCCAGGTGTGAGGCGGAATATTGGCGCCTGTTTGGTAAGGGCGGCAAATGGTCTCATTGTGAACTCGATGTTTGTCTGATCACTCTGCACATTGACCAATGTATCAGATGGATTAGTAAACAATAAGTTCAATAAATTCTTGTTGTCTGCATGTATGTATGCCTGCTCGATGTCGCATTCGGCATTGAGTGGTTCTTCCTTGAAGCAGGAGGAGAGGGTAGTGATGCAACTCATTGATAGAGCGGCTACTATAAATCTAGACTGTTTCATATCTTGAACTTTTATTCCTTTTGTAATCTGGAGAATCGCTTCTCTTTCTTTTCAGATAATTCTTGAGAGAATGATTTCTCTAGTTCATATAATTTATTGCTTTATCGGTTGCAAAGATAAGCAGAAAACCTGAAACTACCAAATGTTTTTGTGTTTTTCGACATGTTTTGCTAGAAAAATGCCATGAATTAGCGGTTTTAGAACATGAATTAATGGAGTAGAGTTACTGGAGTTGGTAGGTATCACTTGATAGTTTTTTTTTTAACACATAATAAAAAAGGGAACTGAAATCTCATTACTGAAATTTCAGTCCCCTGAATGTTATTTAGCTAATGAATAGCAAAAGCCTGATCTGTTTAAGATTAAGCCTTGCCCTCCATCTGAGCCTTCAACTTAGCGAGTGCATCGATATCACCGAGTGATGTGCTAGCAGCAACGTTGTTGATCATAGCTGTCTCGTTGTTGTTCTTGCGACCGCCGTTTGCACGCTTGTGAGTTGGCTTAGCAACTGGCTCGTTACCCTCCTCGAATGTACGAGAGTGAGAGAGGATGATGCGCTTTGTCTCCTTAACGAACTCGATAACCTTGAAGTCGAGAGTCTCGCCCTTCTTAGCCATTGTGCCGTCCTCCTTAGTGAGGTGCTTAGGAGTAGCGAAACCTTCACCACCCTCAGCGAGAGCTACAACAGCACCCTTGTCCATCAACTCAGTGATAGTACCCTGGTGAACAGAACCTGGAGTGTAGATTGCCTCATACTCATCCCATGGGTTCTTCTCCAACTGCTTGTGGCCGAGGCTCAAGCGACGGTTCTCCTTATCGATTTCGAGAACTACTACATCGATAGAAGCGCCTACAGAAGTGAACTCAGATGGGTGCTTAACCTTCTTAGTCCAAGAGAGGTCAGAGATGTGGATCAAACCATCAACACCTTCCTCGAGCTCTACGAAGATACCGAAGTTAGTGAAGTTGCGAACCTTAGCTGTGTGCTTGCTGCCAACAGGATACTTAGTCTCGATAGCCTCCCATGGATCTTCCTTGAGCTGCTTGATACCAAGGCTCATCTTGCGCTCAGCGCGGTCGAGAGTCAGGATAACTGCCTCTACCTCGTCACCTACCTTCATGAAGTCCTGAGCAGAACGCAAGTGCTGGCTCCAAGACATCTCAGATACGTGGATCAAGCCCTCTACACCTGGAGCAATCTCAACGAATGCACCGTAGTCAGCCATAACCACTACCTTACCCTTCACGTGATCACCTACCTTGAGGTTTGGATCAAGTGCATCCCATGGATGTGGAGTGAGCTGCTTCAAACCGAGAGCGATACGCTTCTTCTCCTCATCGAAGTCGAGGATAACAACGTTGATCTTCTGGTCGAGAGATACAACCTCGTGTGGATCGCTTACGCGGCCCCAAGAGAGGTCTGTGATGTGGATCAAACCGTCAACACCGCCGAGGTCAACGAATACACCGTAAGTAGTGATGTTCTTAACGGTACCCTCGAGGATCTGACCCTTCTCGAGCTTGCCGATGATCTCCTTACGCTGCTGCTCGAGCTCCTGCTCGATGAGAGCCTTGTGAGATACAACGACATTGCGGAACTCCTGGTTGATCTTTACAACCTTGAACTCCATTGTCTTGCCTACGAATACGTCGTAGTCGCGTATAGGGTGAACGTCGATCTGGCTTCCTGGCAAGAAAGCTTCGATACCGAAAACGTCAACGATCATACCGCCCTTAGTGCGGCACTTGATGTAACCCTGGATAACTTCCTCGTTCTCGAGAGCTGCATTAACACGCTCCCAAGACTTGCTGAGGCGAGCCTTCTTGTGAGAGAGTACCAACTGGCCCTTTACGTCCTCCTGGTTCTCTACATAAACCTCAACCTTGTCGCCTACCTTGAGGTCTGGGTTGTAACGGAATTCAGAAGCAGGGATAATACCATCGCTCTTGTAACCGATGTTTACGATAACCTCTTTCTTGTCTACAGAGATTACTGTACCCTCTACAACCTGGTGTTCTGTTACCTTGTTAAGAGTTTCGTCATAGGCCTTCTCGAGGTCTGTTTTGCTGACGTTTGCGCTTGTGCCATTCTCAAACTCATCCCAATTGAAGTCGTCCAATGGCTTTACGTTCTTTAAATCTGACATAAAAAATAATTAAAAAATTAAAATTAATAAAGTTTGACTTTATGTGAATTGTATAAATCGGGCGCAAAATTACTCATTTTCTTTGAGTTACAGGCATTTACTCTTGACTTTCTTCTTTTTGTTAGTAATATTTAACTAAAATCACTGTTTTTGGTGGGTTCCTTCGGGGAAATACATAATATATATATACGCATAACCTTTTAAATGTTCTAGTAACTTCCTCCTCGATATTTCTTCCTGTGATGTTCTTCTCTGTTATCCGAGTTTTCATCTGATTCTATGATGAAAATGAAGAGGGAAGAAAAATAATGGCGAAAGAAAAAACTGGACGAAATTTTCATTTGTATGAAAATGAGTTAAATTCATTAAAAAAAGACACCGAAATGTTGGCGATAACAAAATAATTGTTACCTTTGCGCCCAAAATGTAATGAATATAATAAAATAATAATATGACACTAGTCATCCTTGCCATACTGATATTGGCATATATTCTCATTGCAACCGAGAATATTACCAAGGTGAACCGTGCTGCCGTAGCCATCTTTGCTGGAACGGTAGGATGGGTTCTCTATATCTGTTTCGGTATGGACTTTGTGACCAGTGAACACTCTTCTGATTATTCACGCTATCTGAATCTCGGAATGTGGAACGAGATAGAATCCACCAGTACAACGGTGAAGTATTTTATTGCCCGTAACATCTTCCTTCCTTATGTGGGTAGAGCAGCAGAAATCGTACTCTTCCTGCTAGCCACTATGACGATAGTTGAAATTCTCAATAACAACGGATGCTTCGATTTCATACGCCAGTTGTTACGTACCCGAAGCGCCAAGAAAATGCTATGGATTCTCGCTGCCGTAACCTTTGTTATCTCGGCAAATCTCGATAATCTTACTACAACAGTGATGATGCTTACGATGATGCATGGGGTGATTCCAAACCGTCGTCAGCGCATGGTGTATGGAGGTGCCATTCTTCTTTCTGCCAACTGTGGCGGAGCTCTTACCGTTATCGGAAATCCGGAAGGACTGGTGATGTGGAATATGGGTGCTGTAACGGCTACTCATTATTTCCTGTCGCTTCTGCTGCCATGTCTTGCAGCCTGGCTCATTCCGTTGTTGATGATGCAGCGCATGCTGCCTGAAAGAGTAGAGACAGAATGGATTGCTATGCCATACCGCGGGGATGATACCCGTCTCAATGTATGGCAGCGCTTGCTGATGCTCTTTGTGGGCATCGGTGGATTGTGGTTTATCCCTACCTTCCATAATATTACGAAATTAAGTCCTTTCCTCGGTGCGCTCTGCGTATTGGGCGTACTTTGGATTGTGAACGAGATATTCAACCGTAAACTCATGAATATGGATGCGATGGCTGACCGTCGTACTCCTAGAGTGTTCCAATACGGAGTTGTCCAGATGATTCTCTTCGTGATGGGTATCATGCTTGCCATCGGAGTGGTGAAGGAGACCGGAGCTTTTGACGATTTTTCTACTCTTCTTAACTCTGTCGGTATGGATGATAAGCGTCCTGGCGTGCTGTTGCATGGCGTCTTGGCGGGTATCATCAGTACTGTACTTGACAACTTTGCTACAGCCATGAACTTTTTCTCCCTTCATGATCTGGCAAATGTGAATGATCCTTCATTCAGTATGCTTACTGATTATCATACCAATGGTATCTACTGGCAGATGATTGCATATTGCGTAATGGCTGGTGGTAACGTTCTTGGTATCGGTACAATCAGCGGTCTTGCCCTGATGAAGATGGAACGTATGCACATGGGATGGTATTTCCGCAATATTGGCTGGAAAGCTTTGATGGGTGGCGTCATCGGACTTGCTATCCTTTGGCTCTCCCATATCCTGGTGGCTGGTGCCGCAAACCTAATTATTTAAATCGATAAGCCCAAACAAAGCAAGGGGTATACCCTTGGATACCTACTGTATATGTAGGGGTAATGGATGAAAAACATCATCCTGAGAGGATAATAAACTAACATTAAAAAAATATATATAATATAATAAGGTATAGTTATGGCAAAGATTAAGACTATTGGAATTTTAACATCTGGAGGAGATGCTCCAGGTATGAATGCTGCTATCCGTGCGGTTACCCGTTCGGCTATCTACAACGGTTTCACTGTGAAAGGTATCTATCGTGGTTACGATGGTCTCATCAATGATGAAATTAAAACCTTTTCTACAGAGAATGTAAGCGGTATCATCGGCACAGGTGGTACGATGCTGAAGACAGCCCGTTCTAAGGAATTCATGACCGAGGAAGGTCGTCAGAAAGCATTTGAAACGATTCAGAAAGAGGAAATAGATGCGCTTGTCGTGATTGGCGGTAACGGTTCGCTGACCGGTGCGATGAATTTCGCACGTGAGTTTGATGTATGCTGCATCGGATTGCCAGGAACAATTGATAATGACCTTTATGGTACAGACAATACAATCGGTTATGATACTACGATGAATACCATCGTAGAATGTGTAGACCGCATCCGTGATACTGCGCAGAGCCACGAGCGTATCTTCTTTATCGAGGTGATGGGCCGTGATGCCGGTTTCCTGGCGCAGAATTCAGCTATCGCCAGTGGAGCTGAGGCAGCTATCATTCCAGAGGATTCTACCGATGTAGACCAGTTGGCTCAGTTCATGGAGCGTGGTATCCGTAAGTCTAAGAAGAGTTGTATCGTCATCGTGTCAGAGAGTCCTAAGTGCGGTGCTCTTTATTATGCCGACCGTGTGCGCAAGGAGTTCCCTGAGTTTGATGTACGTGTATCTATCCTGGGTCACTTGCAGCGTGGCGGCCGTCCATCAGCCCGTGACCGTATTCTTGCGAGCCGTACCGGTTGTGGTGCCATCGAGGCTATCATGCAGGGACAGCGCAATGTGATGATTGGTGTACGCAATAACGAGGTGGTATACGTTCCGCTTTCTGAAGCCATCCGCTCAGATAAGCCATTCGACCGTAAACTCATCAAGGTTTTGGACGAGTTGAGTATCTAATTTATAGAGATTGGAGTAAGAAGAAGGGAGTTTGGACTCCTGACTTCTTGCTTTTGCATAGGAAAATGGTTTAAAGGGAACTAAAAATGGTTTAATTAGGTATAAAAGCCGAATAAAACTTTTAATTAATTTGTGGTTTCCATAAATTGTTGTTACTTTTGCAGTCAAGAATAATATAAATATATATAACTTTTAAACTAATAAGCTTATGTCACAAATTAACGGACGTATCTCTCAGATTATCGGTCCTGTTATCGACGTTTACTTCGATACAAAGGGCGAGAATCCAGAGAAGGTGCTTCCTAAAATTTATGAAGCTCTGAAGGTAAAACGTCCAGACGGCCGCGAGCTTGTCATCGAGGTGCAGCAGCACATCGGTGAGGATACAGTTCGCTGTGTCGCTATGGATAATACTGACGGTTTGCAGCGCGGCTTGGAGGTTATCCCTACAGGTAACCCAATCCAGATGCCAGCCGGAGAGCAGATCAAGGGCCGTATGATGAATGTCATCGGACAGCCTATTGATGGTATGAATGAATTGGACATGAAGGGCGCTTATCCTATCCACCGTGAGGCTCCGAAGTTTGACGAACTTTCTACTCACAAGGAGATGCTTGCTACCGGTATTAAGGTGATTGACCTGCTTGAGCCTTACATGAAGGGTGGTAAGATTGGTCTTTTCGGTGGTGCCGGTGTAGGTAAGACAGTGCTTATCATGGAGTTGATCAACAACATTGCCAAGGGACACAACGGTTACTCTGTATTTGCCGGAGTAGGTGAGCGTACCCGTGAGGGTAACGACTTGATTCGAGACATGCTCGAGTCTGGTGTTATCAAGTATGGCGAGAAGTTCCGTAAAGCGATGGAAGAAGGTAAGTGGGATCTCTCACTTGTCGATCCTGAGGAACTTGCCAAGAGTCAGGCTACCCTGGTATATGGTCAGATGAATGAGCCACCTGGGGCACGTGCTTCTGTAGCTCTCTCTGGTTTGACCGTAGCTGAGGAGTTCCGTGATCACGGAGGTAAGAATGGTGAGGCAGCGGATATCATGTTCTTCATCGATAACATCTTCCGTTTCACCCAGGCTGGTTCTGAGGTATCTGCGCTGTTGGGTCGTATGCCATCAGCCGTAGGTTATCAGCCAACGCTGGCTTCTGAGATGGGTGCCATGCAGGAGCGAATCACTTCTACCAAGAATGGTTCCATCACCTCTGTACAGGCCGTTTATGTGCCTGCCGATGACTTGACCGACCCTGCTCCAGCTACCACATTTACTCACCTGGATGCTACCACTGAGCTTTCCCGTAAGATTGCATCTCTCGGTATCTATCCTGCCGTAGACCCGCTGGGTTCTACCTCTCGTATCCTCGACCCGCTGATTGTGGGCAAGGCACACTACGATTGTGCACAGCGAGTAAAGCAGTTGTTGCAGCGTTACAACGAGTTGCAGGATATCATCGCCATCCTCGGTATGGATGAGCTCTCTGATGAGGATAAGTTGACCGTGAACCGTGCACGCCGTGTACAGCGTTTCCTGAGCCAGCCATTCACCGTAGCAGAGCAGTTCACCGGTTTGAAGGGTGTGATGGTTCCTATCGAAGAGACTATCAAGGGCTTCAACGCCATCCTCGACGGTGAGGTAGATGACCTGCCTGAGCAGGCATTCCTCAACGTAGGTACTATCGAGGATGCCAAGGAGAAGGCTAAGCAGTTGCTCGCAGCAGCACAGGCGTAATCTTTAAATCCACGGCTTATGTTACAGCTAAAGATAGTATCTCCTGAGAAAGTAGTCTTCCAGGGTGAGGTAGAGAGCGTACTGGTTCCGGGAACCCTCGGCTCGTTCGAGATTCTCAAGGATCACGCGCCTATCATCTCTTCGCTCGAAGTGGGCAAGGTGGAATACACTACCAAGGAAGGCAAGCAGGTAATGAACATCAAGGGCGGATTCGTGGAATGTAAGAAAAACGAAGTAAGCCTTTGCGTAGAAGTTTAGATAAGTGATTAATTTTTAGTGATTAATTATTAGATAATGGAAAAAGACGAAAAGTTGCGCTTGCAGACTATCAGACAGGCGAGTATCAGGTATAAGCAGATTTCTTTGTGGCTTACAGCAGCAGTGGCTCTTGCCGTGCTCTTTGCCTGCAGATTATCTGCTCAATGCGATGATATGATAGCCCAGGTTGTTAACCCGCTGGTAGTGAGTGCGATATTCTCACTCGTTGCAAGTACTGCTTATGGTGAAGCATGGAAGGCTGTTGCAAAGTCATCGCCTGCTAATCTCGCCAAGTTCTACCTGGCAGCATTGGTGCTGAAGCTGATGGCAGGCACGCTGGTGTTCCTCATCTACGTGCTGGTATGCGACAAGCAGAACATTCTGGGCTTTACCGCCATCTTTGCCCTTTTCTATGTCGTACTTCTCGTGTTCGACTGCATCTACTTCGCTCGGGTAGAGAAAAAGAACCGTCTTTCATAAGCGGTTCTGAAACAAATAATTAATAAACAAAAGTAAGAATTAAAGAATATGAAACATCTCAAGCAATTCCTCTTGATGGCGATGCTGCTCTTCACGCTGGCACCTCTGCAGGTATCGGCTAAGGAGAACATCGATGTGAAAGAGATATTGTGGGGTCATATCAAGGATTCTTATGAATGGCATATCACCAAGGTGGGAGATCATCCCGTAGTGATTCATCTGCCAATCATCGTTAACACCACTTCGGGCTGGCACGTGTTCTGCAGCAGCGAATTCTCGGAAGAGAAAGATGCCAATGGAGACCGTCCAGGACCTTTCAACCTGGTGATTAAGAACGCTGATGCGCAGGCGAATCCCAACAAGATAGTAGAGAAGGTGGGAGGCCAGGAGGTTCGTCCGCTTGACATCTCCATCACGAAGACCGTTTGCGTGCTCTTCATCGATGCTATCATCCTGTTGCTCTGTGTCCTGATACCAGCCCGCTGGTGCAGGAAGCACAAGGTGGATGACCCTGCACCAAAGGGATTTGTGGGACTGATGCACATGTTCATCATGTCGGTATATACCGATGTAATTGAGGCCACCCTGGGTAAGGAGGCGCCAAAGTACGCACCATGGTTGCTTACTTGCTTCTTCTTTATCTTCGTGGCGAACATCATGGGTATCGTACCATTCCCTCCAGGTGGTGGTAACCTGACGGGTAATATCGCCTGCACCGTATTCTTCGGTGTAACGACATTCCTGATCACCAACTTCACCGGTACCAAGGAATACTGGAAGGATATCTTCTGGCCGGAGGTACCAACCTGGTTGAAGGTCCCTGTGCCACTGATGCCATTCATCGAGCTCTTCGGAATCTTTACGAAACCGCTGGCTCTGATTATCCGACTCTTCGCCAACATGATGGCGGGTCACGCCATCGCACTTTCGTTTGCGGCTATCATTTTCATTATGTTCAACATCAGTGAGAATGCTATCGCCAACTATGTGGCAGGTACGGGTATGACAATAGTAAGTGTTGCGATGAGCGCCTTTATGATGCTCCTCGAAGTATTGGTAAGCTACATTCAGGCATTGGTATTCACCATGCTGAGTGCAGTATTCATCTCGCTGGCTCATGTAAAGTCTCATGAGGCTGAGCCAGAGGTAGTGAAGTAGTTTATAGATTATAGATTACGGATCTAATTTCATTCAGATAATAAACAAAGAAAATATAAACAACTTAAATTATTAAGATTATGTTATCACTTTTATTAGCAGCAGAGATTGCAAAGTTGGGTGCCGCAGTAGGTGCAGGTTTGGCCGCTATTGGCGCAGGTATTGGTATCGGTCGCATTGGTGGCCAGGCTATGGACGCTATGGCTCGTCAGCCAGAGAAGATGGGCGACCTCCGTTCTTCTATGATTATCGCAGCTGCGTTGGTTGAGGGTGTTGCGTTCTTCGCTGTCATCATCGCCATCCTGGCAATCGTTATGTAATCATCTCATCTGTCACTATCATCTGTCCCGATAAATGGAAGTCTCAGGCATCAGCCTGATGTCTTTCCGGGGCATGATAGAGATGATTCTAGAGTTAGTTAAAATAAAACGTTTAAGTAAAACTTTAACCAGTATATATGGATTTATTAATTCCTGATAGCGGTTTGCTCTTCTGGATGACGCTGGTCTTCATCATCGTCTTCATCAT includes these proteins:
- a CDS encoding F0F1 ATP synthase subunit A, which encodes MKHLKQFLLMAMLLFTLAPLQVSAKENIDVKEILWGHIKDSYEWHITKVGDHPVVIHLPIIVNTTSGWHVFCSSEFSEEKDANGDRPGPFNLVIKNADAQANPNKIVEKVGGQEVRPLDISITKTVCVLFIDAIILLLCVLIPARWCRKHKVDDPAPKGFVGLMHMFIMSVYTDVIEATLGKEAPKYAPWLLTCFFFIFVANIMGIVPFPPGGGNLTGNIACTVFFGVTTFLITNFTGTKEYWKDIFWPEVPTWLKVPVPLMPFIELFGIFTKPLALIIRLFANMMAGHAIALSFAAIIFIMFNISENAIANYVAGTGMTIVSVAMSAFMMLLEVLVSYIQALVFTMLSAVFISLAHVKSHEAEPEVVK
- the atpE gene encoding ATP synthase F0 subunit C, whose amino-acid sequence is MLSLLLAAEIAKLGAAVGAGLAAIGAGIGIGRIGGQAMDAMARQPEKMGDLRSSMIIAAALVEGVAFFAVIIAILAIVM